A section of the Streptomyces sp. CG1 genome encodes:
- the guaB gene encoding IMP dehydrogenase produces the protein MTANVDGVPGKFATLGLTYDDVLLLPGPSDMAPDEIDTASYVSKNVRVNIPLLSAAMDKVTESRMAIAMARQGGVGVLHRNLSIEDQANQVDLVKRSESGMVTDPITIHPEATLAEADALCARFRISGVPVTDGDKKLLGIVTNRDMAFESDRSRRVHEVMTPMPLVTGKVGISGPEAMELLRRHKIEKLPLVDDKGVLKGLITVKDFVKAEQYPNAAKDPEGRLLVGAAVGVAGDSFERAQALIEAGVDFIVVDTAHGHSRLVGDMIAKIKSNHSGVDVIGGNVATRDGAQALVDAGADGIKVGVGPGSICTTRVVAGVGVPQVTAIYEAALAAKEAGVPVIGDGGLQYSGDIAKALVAGADTVMLGSLLAGCEESPGELLFINGKQFKSYRGMGSLGAMQSRGDRKSFSKDRYFQEGVASDEQLIPEGIEGQVPYRGPLASVVHQLVGGLRQSMFYVGGQTVPELQTNGRFVRITSAGLKESHPHDIQMTVEAPNYSSKR, from the coding sequence ATGACTGCCAACGTCGACGGAGTGCCCGGTAAATTCGCGACACTCGGGCTGACCTACGACGACGTGCTGCTGCTGCCGGGCCCGTCGGACATGGCACCCGACGAGATCGACACCGCCTCGTACGTCTCCAAGAACGTGCGGGTCAACATCCCGCTGCTGTCCGCCGCCATGGACAAGGTGACCGAGTCCCGCATGGCGATCGCGATGGCCCGCCAGGGCGGCGTCGGCGTGCTGCACCGCAACCTCTCCATCGAGGACCAGGCCAACCAGGTCGACCTGGTGAAGCGCTCCGAGTCCGGCATGGTCACCGACCCCATCACCATCCACCCGGAGGCCACGCTCGCCGAGGCCGACGCGCTGTGCGCCAGGTTCCGCATCAGCGGCGTCCCGGTGACCGACGGCGACAAGAAGCTCCTCGGCATCGTCACCAACCGTGACATGGCCTTCGAGAGCGACCGCAGCCGCCGGGTGCACGAGGTCATGACCCCGATGCCGCTGGTCACCGGCAAGGTCGGCATCTCCGGCCCGGAGGCCATGGAGCTGCTGCGCAGGCACAAGATCGAGAAGCTGCCGCTGGTCGACGACAAGGGCGTCCTCAAGGGCCTGATCACCGTCAAGGACTTCGTCAAGGCGGAGCAGTACCCGAACGCGGCGAAGGACCCCGAGGGCCGGCTGCTGGTCGGTGCGGCGGTCGGCGTGGCCGGTGACTCCTTCGAGCGCGCCCAGGCCCTCATCGAGGCCGGCGTCGACTTCATCGTCGTGGACACCGCGCACGGGCACTCCCGCCTGGTCGGCGACATGATCGCCAAGATCAAGTCGAACCACTCCGGCGTCGATGTCATCGGCGGCAACGTCGCCACGCGCGACGGCGCCCAGGCCCTGGTCGACGCGGGCGCCGACGGCATCAAGGTCGGTGTCGGACCGGGCTCCATCTGTACGACCCGCGTGGTCGCCGGCGTCGGCGTCCCGCAGGTCACCGCGATCTACGAGGCCGCGCTCGCCGCCAAGGAGGCCGGTGTCCCGGTCATCGGCGACGGCGGTCTGCAGTACTCCGGCGACATCGCCAAGGCCCTGGTCGCGGGCGCCGACACGGTGATGCTCGGCTCGCTGCTCGCGGGCTGCGAGGAGTCCCCGGGCGAGCTGCTGTTCATCAACGGCAAGCAGTTCAAGTCGTACCGCGGCATGGGCTCGCTCGGCGCGATGCAGTCCCGCGGCGACCGCAAGTCCTTCTCCAAGGACCGCTACTTCCAGGAGGGGGTCGCCTCCGACGAGCAGCTGATCCCCGAGGGCATCGAGGGCCAGGTGCCCTACCGCGGCCCGCTGGCCTCCGTCGTCCACCAGCTGGTCGGCGGTCTGCGCCAGTCGATGTTCTACGTCGGCGGCCAGACCGTTCCGGAGCTTCAGACGAACGGCCGGTTCGTGCGGATCACCTCGGCAGGCCTGAAGGAGAGCCACCCGCACGACATCCAGATGACGGTCGAGGCGCCGAACTACAGCAGCAAGAGGTAG